One segment of Trachemys scripta elegans isolate TJP31775 chromosome 1, CAS_Tse_1.0, whole genome shotgun sequence DNA contains the following:
- the LOC117872631 gene encoding olfactory receptor 52R1-like — protein sequence MSDSNITAFKNPSTFILLGIPGLEAAHVWISIPFCTMYIIAILGNLTILFIIKTEPSLHGPMYYFLSMLAVTDLVLTTSTLPKSLSIFWFNSREIDFSACFTQMYFIYCFLEMESGILVAMALDRYVAICDPLRYSTILTNPLVAKIGLAVLLRGCMVILPIPILARQWPYCRTNIIPQPYCMHIAVLNLACADTRVSSYYGLFVVFCVMGLDVILIAVSYTQILRAIFSLPTKDARLKTFGTCSSHLFVILAFYIPGLLSSLTYRFGHNVPGHFHVLIANVYHLMPPALNPIIYGVRTKEIRGRLLQLFIHEGT from the coding sequence ATGTCAGATTCCAACATAACTGCTTTCAAGAACCCCTCtaccttcatcctgctgggcattcctgggctggaggcagcccacgtctggatctccatccccttctgcaccatgtacatcatagccatcttggggaacCTCACAATCCTGTTCATCATTAAGACGGAGCCGAGCCTCCATGGGCCCATGTACTATTTTCTCTCCATGCTGGCTGTCACTGACCTGGTCCTGACTACATCTACCCTGCCCAAATCACTGAGTATCTTTTGGTTCAATTCTAGGGAGATTGATTTCAGTGCCTGCttcacccagatgtacttcattTACTGCTTCTTAGAGATGGAGTCTGGGATTCTTGTAGCCATGGCTTTGGATCGTTACGTGGCCATCTGCGACCCCCTGAGAtattccaccatcctgacaaacccCCTGGTGGCCAAGATCGGCCTGGCTGTGTTGCTGCGCGGCTGCATGGTCATACTGCCCATTCCCATCCTGGCGAGGCaatggccatattgcagaaccaacatcatcccccagCCATACTGCATGCATATAGCCGTGCTGAATCTGGCCTGCGCCGACACCCGTGTCAGTAGTTACTACGGCCTCTTTGTGGTATTCTGTGTGATGGGTCTGGATGTGATTTTGATCGCCGTGTCCTAtacccagatcctcagggccatctttagcctccccacaaaggacgcccggctcaagacttttgggacctgcagctcccacctcttTGTCATTTTAGCCTTTTATATACCAGGTCTCTTGTCCTCCCTCACGTACCGGTTTGGCCATAATGTGCCTGGGCATTTCCATGTTCTCATTGCCAACGTGTACCACTTGATGCCCCCCGCGCTAAATCCCATCATCTATGGGGTGAGGACCAAAGAGATCcgtgggaggctgctccagctctttATTCATGAAGGGACCTAA
- the LOC117872638 gene encoding olfactory receptor 52R1-like, which yields MSDSNTTDFTNPSTFILLGIPGLEGAHVWISIPFCAMYIIAILGNSTILFIVKRETSLHGPMYYFLCMLAVTDLVLSTSILPKTLSIFWFNSREIDFNACLTQLYFIHCFSAMESGIFVAMALDRYVAICDPLRYSTLLANPTVAKIGLAVVLRGGMLTLPYPFLARRWPYCTTNIIPQSYCEHMAVVKLACADVRISNYYGLFVVFTVLGLDVSSIAMSYTLILRAIFKLPTKDSRLKTLGTCGSHLCVILAFYIPSAFSFLTHRFGHNVSLYFHVLVANVYLLVPPMLNPIIYGVRTKEIRDRLLQLFTYKGT from the coding sequence atgtcagattccaacacaaccgacttcaccaacccctccaccttcatcctgctgggcattcctggcctggagggggcccatgtctggatctccatccccttctgtgcCATGTACATcatagccatcttggggaactCCACCATCCTGTTCATTGTGAAGAGGGAGACGAGCCTCCAtgggcccatgtactatttcctctgcatgctggccgtCACCGACCTGGTCCTGTCTACATCCATCCTGCCCAAGacgctgagcatcttctggttcaattccagggagatagATTTCAatgcctgcctcacccagctgtacttcattcactgcttctCAGCGATGGAGTCTGGGATCTTTGTGGCCATGGCCTTGgatcgctatgtggccatctgtgATCCCCTGAGATATTCCACCCTCCTGGCAAACCCCACTGTGGCCAAGATCGGCCTTGCCGTGGTGCTGCGCGGCGGCATGCTCACACTTCCCTATCCCTTCCTAGCGAGAAGATGGCCATATTGTACAACCAACATTATCCCCCAATCGTATTGCGAGCACATGgctgtggtgaagctggcctgcgcTGACGTCCGCATCAGTAATTACTACGGTCTCTTTGTGGTATTCACTGTGCTTGGACTGGATGTGTCTTCTATTGCCATGTCTTACACCCTTATTCTCAGGGCCATCTTCAAGCTCCCCACAAAGGACTCCCGGCTCAAGACTTTGGGGACCTGCGGCTCCCACCTCTGTGTCATCTTAGCCTTTTACATCCCATCTGCCTTCTCCTTTCTCACACACAGGTTTGGCCACAATGTGTCCCTGTATTTCCATGTTCTCGTGGCCAATGTGTACCTCCTGGTTCCCCCCATGCTCAACCCCATCATCTATGGGGTAAGGACCAAAGagatccgggacaggctgctccAGCTCTTTACTTATAAAGGGACCTGA
- the LOC117872644 gene encoding olfactory receptor 52D1-like codes for MAAFNLTPSDPSTFILKGIPGLEAAHLWISIPFCMFFFIGLLGNFMVLFVVWKEQTLHKPMYLLLCMLALTDIGMSTSVMPNALCIFWFNLKGITVGGCFTQMFFLHAVSVMKSAILVTMAFDRYVAICNPLRYTTILTNARIAKLGLVGLTRAVLCILPLPLLLRKLPFCANRIIPHTYCEHIAVAKISCGDITVNRMYGLVMAFVVIGLDLTLIALSYGLVIRAVLRISSKKAHQKALNTCTAHICVILTSYASYLFSNLTHRFGQGIASNLHIILANLYFLIPPMLNPIIYGIKTKELCDKVGKYIYRM; via the coding sequence ATGGCAGCTTTCAACCTCACACCATCTGACCCTTCAACTTTTATTCTAAagggcattcctggcctggaagCTGCTCACCtctggatttccatccctttctgtATGTTCTTCTTTATAGGCCTGTTGGGAAATTTCATGGTTCTGTTTGTTGTATGGAAAGAGCAGACCCTGCACAAGCCAATGtacctgctgctctgcatgctggcgcTCACAGACATTGGCATGTCTACCTCTGTTATGCCGAAtgcactgtgtatattttggttcaatttgaaaggCATTACTGTGGGTGGCTGCTTCACCCAGATGTTCTTCCTTCATGCGGTTTCTGTTATGAAGTCAGCCATCCTTGTGACAATGGCCTTCGATCGCTACGTTGCCATATGTAACCCTCTGAGATACACCACCATCCTCACCAATGCACGAATAGCTAAGCTAGGGCTAGTGGGTTTGACAAGAGCTGTTCTCTGtatccttcccctgcccctgctcttgcGCAAGCTGCCATTCTGTGCCAACCGCATTATCCCCCATACATACTGCGAGCACATAGCTGTGGCAAAGATATCGTGTGGGGACATCACAGTCAACAGGATGTACGGTTTGGTAATGGCATTTGTAGTTATCGGGTTAGACCTGACTCTCATTGCCCTGTCCTATGGTTTGGTCATCAGGGCCGTCCTCAGAATCTCCTCCAAGAAAGCCCACCAGAAAGCTCtcaacacctgcacagcccacatctgTGTGATACTGACATCTTATGCTTCCTACCTCTTCTCTAACCTGACCCACCGATTCGGTCAGGGCATCGCTTCCAACTTGCACATCATCTTGGCCAACCTCTATTTCCTCATCCCCCCCATGCTCAACCCTATCATTTATGGGATCAAAACCAAAGAGCTTTGTGACAAAGTAGGCAAATACATATACAGAATGTGA